The DNA region AAGAGAAATTCTTCGAATTAGATAAAAAGTTTACAGTGGCAGAAAACAAATTGTCAAAGCTGGAAAAATTGCTCCACGAAGATCATTTCACAAGACTGTTAGATAAGGAATGGGAGAAGAGGAAAGTATTATTGACAAACGAATTAGATAAGAAACACGCTATTATAAATGATACTGTGGATAATTCACTTAAAACAGTGAATGAAAGGGTACATCGTTTCTCCAACGAAACTAAATATTAAGGAAGGAGACGGAACGATTAGATGTACGTTCTTCAAAACTTAACAGAAAGATGAAAtctaatgaaattttttttattgaaatcaatAGACACTTATATTCTACCTCCAAAAAAGTTAATGACCAAATAAAACACTTGGAGAATAATACCCAAGAACTTAAACTGATGTCCAAGAGGGTTAAAAGTACAGAAGAGAGACAAGATGGAGTAGATGGGGTGTTAAATGTTACCAACGAGAGACTAGATGGAGTAGATGGGGTGTTAAATGTTACCAACGAGAGACTAGATGGAGTAGATGGTATGTTAAATGCTACCAACGAGAGACTAGATGGAGTAGATGGTATGTTAAATGTTACCAACGAGAGACTAGATGGAGTAGATGGGGTGTTAAATGTTACCAACGAGAGACTAGATGGAGTAGATTGGGTGTTAAATGTTACCAACGAGAGACTAGATGGAGTAGATGGGGTGTTAAATGTTACCAACGAGAGACTAGATGGAGTAGATGGGGTGTTAAATGTTACCAACGAGAGACTAGATGGAGTAGACAGGCTGTTCAATGTTATTAACGCTGATCTTTACGACATTAGTAAGTTTTGATTCaacaagtaaaaaaatatgCTATTACTTATTTGTTTTCATAGTTTGaggtattgaaatatttttaataattgataCCTACTTTGTTTTACTGGTATGCGagattaaattgataaaaggtTACAGGGAACACAtggtttttgattttaaacgAATAAGTTTATTGCAGGGTTTCTGATTTCAAAGGAGGGCTATaacttgttttttgttttgttttttaaataatttctttttaaattcctCCATTTATACTCCCTTTTTAGTTGGGTTATATTTATTCTTCcatcaataaagtttttttttaattataaaattatgatgttatttgaatttatatactatttggtttgtttaaaaaaaacccacgaaATTCCTTCTGTGCTGCCTTTCCCTTATaacttttgatgattttttttatcgagGTCGAGCTCAATTAACTGTCTTTAAAGGATACTTTGATGATATTTACCTATGCATCgaagattttaagataaaaaaaatccccattCGTTTTCCATTTTAATTATGGATGTGTCAAAAAAGTCAaatgtttggggttttttttaatttcaaatatttaaaaaataagttttaataaatattaacaaagtttatttattttaaaaaataatttctatatagaatataaaatgttattGAACTGTAATATATGCTTTACTTAATGTTCTATCAACAAATGtctttgtaaaatatcttttcattcattttttataatactCATCTACACTTAATtttcctgggtttttttttttacaaatattaatcaaaacaaTAGAAGTCTATATGGCGTATTGGCCATTATTATTCAGCTGCACACTGATggtgtctttttttttcacGCACAATTTTTGATATGCGTTATACTCATTACCTATAGACTTTTTTGTTTAACCAATGCATGTTAAGAAAACTTGAAGAGCCGAGTATTTTTTGGTTTGTGATACTAGAACATTcgtataaatttgtttttgtgtgTTGGTTTTTTGTGTGTGGAAACCACGATTAATTTTCTATTCAAGTCAAGTTTGTATATGTCAAAAGCAAAAATAAGAAACCCTGTTAATAGATAAGTTAAATCAAATGTTAGAATGCTGAAAACTGTTTAttaattgttcttttttatatatccTGATTTTAAAATTAGGTTTATACATTGTTGTGTTGCTATTTGCGGCGGGATTTGCTGTTTTCCTTGCTGCCTATGAAAAATTGGTATCCAAGCAGCATCGGACTGTTGATAGTGCAGCGCCTGCAGAAGTGACGAATGGCCACATGTTGGAGTCTGGACCAAACAAAAGATTAAAGAAAGAAGATACGGTATAAATATTGTGTTTTATACATGAATATTAACAGCGTATCGCAGAATAGCAGCATCACAATTCTAGTTTAAGcagatatattttcaaaatggtgCAACACTTTAAAGAAGCAACTTACTAGTATTTTTCCAGTTCATATATTCAgttcaaacagaaaaaaaatctatggtatcagtataaaataaaagattacAGCGTTTTAGCAAGCCTAGTTGCTATTATAAATGTGCAAAACGTCATTAATCATTaccttttttatcaaaacatcaTTAGACTACTACATATTCTAACACTAAAAAATGATCTATTGTTTTGAGGAAAAATCCagatttcttttatatattttgacatCTGATCTTCTTCGTTTGTGACATTGATACTGGCAATTTGATTAACTCgaatttttctaaaatcattGTCAAACGAATAATACATCGATGTCAATTACTAACGAATTACTGAAAGGTTGTATTTAGAAGCAAGAGTTAGActgataatttcatttcaaCAGTATAATCCAACTTTATTTGCatgttttcaaagaaataaaatatagtaTTAACTTTACTacttacattaaaaaacaaacacaaacatCAAAATGCCTGACAGCCAGCCGTGGTTGCTGGACGcctttgatttattaaatattgcTATCTATATAGACAAACTTGCAGAAAAACATCATGATGAACtagcatatataaatatatgaaaactgCTAGTATACCGATatacatcaaaaataaatatcagaGTCATAAAAAATATCTCCCTTTACACAATGCATCAGGGCCGGCCAGGAAAAAAACTAGAGATAAAACGATAAAAATCGCAGTATAAAAACTCTAGAAAACCTGTGTCTGTTGCCAGGTGCCGCTGGATGCAGGGAGGTTGTGAACAGACCTCACAACATATatggtatatattttacataaagatacttagtaataaattttttattaaattttgtctaaCTCCTGACGCGCGGCGGCTAGAAGTGAATACCTGAATAACACCTGTCTAAAACCTGTTCTACTCTCCAATTCTATTGGCTACTAATGGACCCTGCCATAATAATGCACCGTTCCGTAAATACAACATTTTCCCGCTATTACTACCGAAACGCGGGAAAATACAAGTATTAACTTTACTacttacattaaaaaacaaacacaaacatCAAAATGCCTGACAGCCAGCCGTGGTCTAGAAAAAACAAAGATGGGGGTGAATACAACTGTACCATTATATCACAAATTCAACGATTTCGATACCAACAAACGTTTCTCTATGGAATCTACTATATAGCCATCTTTGGCCGAATCAGTCTTCCACCTGCCATGTCTTTTCAAACATCTGTCATCAACGTTTGAACTTGCTGCCACAGTTGCCCCACCTGACCTAAGAGAATGAATTCCTATGTTTACATGCTCTCCTGCAACTGATTTTAacatagacaaaagattgctccTAGCTGAAGTATAACTAAGCTTTTTGTTCTTGTATATTAATTTGCATACATTTTTTGACCTAAAAACTGGtctaaataagaaaaaatctttGTCTTCAATAGTACCTAATAAATCTAAATATCTTAAGTACATCTTTACTGGACACGCAGAGGTTACACCATTTGCGATAAGCACCTCATTTCCCTGCCTGTATTGGTcagtttttgatttttgaatgtTCAACACAATATATTCGTCATACACAtgaacatctttaaattttaaagaacttacTTCATCAAATCTGAGAAAACCcgcaaaacaaaataaaatcattgtcAAATTTCTAACAATCAATAAGTCACTATCATCAATATATTTATCACACAATTCAATCAGAACATCCTTGGAAATCGGCTCTTTTTTATTGATAGCCCGACTAGCTTTACGCTTCGCTGCCTCCTGTAGAGATGAAACGTAAGAATTTTTTGTTGGATCCGTAAAACCCGCACATTCATGAGCCCACTTAATCGCATAAACAGCATTATTCACTGGATGTTGAGATGATCCGGTCTGGAGCAGATGCGTCAAGTATAGAGCCACGTGTATTGGACTTGCCGGTAAAGCACTGTGTCCTTGCGCTTTAATGAAAACCTCCCATCTTCTATAAGCGTTGAAATAAGATCGGTTGGTATTATCACTTTTACTTGAAAGAATCCAGTCACTAAGAGAAGGACATAATTCTGATAAATAACTTCCAGGTTCAACGCCATGTTTTTCTGCAGTCTTCATAATTCTGTCCTGAAGTCCTATTCCTGTAAATATATTTCCAATATCAAAActctattttcaaaaaaatcatgttaaatGCTAAATTTCTTTTCCCAAATATTCCATTGTTTCCCATTCCTCTACAAATTGCATGTACATTATGCATCTTGGAGTGTGtttttacatatgtattaaaatttcccttcatatcAATTAACATCGCCCAAAAAGGAGCTGACTTCCACTCTGGAATTACCAAGGTGCaattgcatttttctttttcaatttttcttacCACCTTAGGAATCAACATTGGCGGGGGTACAACCCAATTTAAATGATCTGTCCATACCTGTGAAAATGCATCAATAGCACTCGATCCTCTACACCAGTGcttagaattaaaatttttacactTGCTGTTATTTAGATCTGCGAATCTATCGCATGTATGTGGCCCCCAGATATTGTCAAAATACTCAAACACACACTGTTTAACTGACCAGTCGTCACAATCCGACATTCTACTCAAACAGTCTGCCCTTACATTTTCTTCTCTAGGTACCCATTTACATTTtacctttattttttgttcGTCACAAAAAGTATGCACTGACATTGCAATGTCCTGTAGCTTTCTCTTTTTGCTACCCACCTTCAGAATGTGCTGTACATTCTTATTATCCGAATACACTTCAACTGACTTGCCTTCAACAATATCAactgattttgttaaaattctcTTTACCGTCTCAAGCTCTCTCCAAGTAGAGCTTTGTTTATTCTCCCATTCATTCCATACTCCATAACATTCCGACTCAGTTTGTTCAAAATCTGAACCCATAGTCAAATGACCACCAAACCCTGTGTCTGAGGCATCGCAATAAACAACAATAGAGCTAACGTCCTCTTTTGTCAACTGACTTAATGTAGCACCAGATTCATTTATTCCATCCAGAGATGTAAACCAATATTTGAGTTCATTCATAGCTTTTTCAGACAACACTATGCTAGAATTCCAACTGGAGCGATTCATAATACAATAATACAAATATCGTGTCCTTAGTCTAACTACACTACCGAACACTGTTTGCATTGAGATTATTTGTCCAACAACAGATGCAATATTTCTAACATCAAACCAGATAAGACCTGCTTCATAACTTTCGAAAACATtcgaaatacaaattttaagcCTATTTACCCTTGTTGCTGTGAccataattttattgatttttgtattCCAGACCAACCCTAACCAGACTAACTCCTGTACTGGATCCCAGTGACTTTTGTCCTCCGCTATCAAAAAACCAAGCTTATCTAAATCTCCCTGAATTTCGGAACTTACCACCTTTGCTTCTTGGAATGTTGAAGCACCTCCAATGCCATCATCTAGATACAGGACAATTTTATAACCCTTTGTCCTCCAGAACTTTACAATTTCTCTcattaactttgaaaaaatgtaaccAGCAGTACTAATACCAAATGGTAAAACTTTAAACACATAATATTTGTTATTCCATTTGAAACCTAAATACTCCTTGTCTAACTCATGCATCATAATGTGGTGATACGCActtttcaaatcaaatgaaaaaataaaatcacctgcttcaaatacattttttgaCACTTCTGCATTTTCATACTTGTGCTTGTATTTAAACAAATGAGGATTGACATGTCTAGCGTCTAATACCAACCTCTGTTTTGCTTTTCCGTCAGCCACCGTTAAGGGATTAACCACCCTTGGCTTATCTTTTACCTCTTCTATACAACCTTTGTTTAACAGTTTTTCTATTTCTTGAGCTACAAACCTTTGATTCATTAATGCAGACCTGTTATTTTTTAACTCAATAGGCTCAggtgttgtaaacaatggcattTTATATCCGTTTTCTATCACGTCTAACACATACCTGTTTGTTCCAATCGAACGCCAGTGACCTAAATTTTCCCTTAAACGACCAACaggtgaaatacatgtatttttaatgcatGACTGACTTTTGTTTGTATTGCCAATAGGCGTTTCATTATTGATCTGACTTATCAAATGATTTACTTCAGTAACAATTGTACTTATCTTGTCTCCATTTAGTTTCTCCGTACAATCCTTCCTCCAGTGGCCCCTCTTGTTACATCGATAACAATGCCCCGACTTCCAAGTTGTATTGTCAGCTGATGTCTGCGACCACGAAGGCTTCTGGTACGGCCTTGCTGAATCTCGGAAGTCCTTCCTTTTCTTCGCTTTAGCCTCTTTGACTTTTCTTTCAGCCCTTGTCTGCGCTTTGCTTATTTTCTTTTCGTCCTCGGAATCCGAAGCAATTGGATTTTTTGTGTATTCGTCCACCGCCCTCCATCCGGCCTCAGAGGAATCTGCTAACTTAATTAACTTTTGTCTATTCTTTATAATGTCCAAACCTTCTGCAATATTCCTTTGGGCACTTTGAACTTTATTCTCCTTCAGGTTTTCATTTGCTTCTTGCATTTTTGCAAAGACTTTGACGTTATGCTTGTGTTGTTCTTCATTTCCAcgttttttgaatttatatccTTCTGAAATAACTTGTTCCATGCGCGCTTCCTGTTTTCCAGCAATAGCTTTCTGGTTTTCACTTATGTTGCGTTGCATGTCTGCCAGTCTATTATCTAAAAGTTCTGATATATTGCTGAGCATTTCATTATTTGCAAAACGCACGGTTTCGTTTATCTGTCTTTGCACGTTTTCGGCGTCCATTGCGTCTAACTCCTGACGCGCGGCGGCTAGAAGTGAATACCTGAATAACACCTGTCTAAAACCTGTTCTACTCTCCAATTCTATTGGCTACTAATGGACCCTGCCATAATAATGCACCGTTCCGTAAATACAACATTTTCCCGCTATTACTACCGAAACGCGGGAAAATACaattatttgttaaaacaaataaGGATAAGGGgaatttatcatatcatatttattatcatattcATTGATAAGTTTCGGTTTTTGATATAAGGATTTTTACTgctaacaatttaacaaaaagtaaattatatatataaaaaaaaaccaaaaaaaaaaccaaatcaatACAAGGAATGTGTATTGTGTTGATTAAATTTAGAGTGCTCAggtaaattattaaatatataaattaaaggTTTTCAAATAGGAAAATTTAGGAAGAAAAGGGACTTTCctataattgtatttttctcACACTTATCAGTCGAGTATACAGTTTTCCAGTGCTATTATTGAGAAACTATCACGAAAAAACAAGGAAAAAGGAGTTGGTATTATTAGTTTTAATTCGTCAACTCAAGAAAATCACAAGAGGTCTTTTGAAGCAATTGATATACCCTCATCTTTGCCAGTTCAAGTAAGAGTAGTGAATAAATTGCAtttgttatttgattttaaaaagtttgcattTACTGATTTagtcaattttgaaattttaatgttgAATTTCATACATTTAACAGGcctatgtaattttaaaattagatgATCTAATGCTCGTGCAACCTTGCACGAAAATGGTTATTTTTGTTGACTTCAATGAAAGAAACATTATTCTTGAAAACTCCGAAACTGAAATTGGagacatttaagaaataaggtatcatttttggatgtctaTCGGAATATAGATACGGGTTGGTCATGTGATCAAATTccataaagcccgaagggctttatggaagatttgatcacgcacCAACCCGTATCTATATCCCGATAGACATCCAAAAATtataccttatttcttatatttacatttgttgcaaattataACACTAACAATGCTCCATATTTCCTCTTTGGTGATGACCTAGAAAGCCGCTTCgattaaaatgacgtaacaaaaaATAGTGCAACAATGTTGCAAGCATTTGATTATTGTGATAAATGAATATGACACTACTTTTGAGGAGACAacacttttttatcattaaaaagggaaacagaaaagaaaattcacttgtacaattgaaaaaacTGATTGAAGCTTGGCGGAATAGTACCACCTGTGTTGAAGTCGCAGAGCggttagaaatttaaaaacaagcgATTGAAAGTTGAGTAAGAGTATACTTAGGCATTTTCAGGGGGAAATCTATCGCAGAATCCGATTCAATAGCATAATGATTTCCTCCGACATTATAGAGGAAAGCGATTTTAACTTTGATGATCTTTTTATGGAACAAATCGGACAGAAAACACAaggagttttaaaatttgaccgtGATCCGTGAATGTACTACACACGAAAGGTCTGTAATTTTGCGTTTGCAATTTTGACCGAGGCttgtaataaaatcagaaatgaattttaactgaattaactcctttgacaaattacgattgtaattttcaagaacgCCTCGTTACGATGTCGAACCATAAACATTATGTTTACATGCCTAACGTGTTATCTAACATGAATCATTTATCCCCGCGATTAATGGTTTTTTTATgagaatgaatgaataaaacttcgtataacaaaatacaaatacatgtacgtttattTTATATgcctaaattatgttttcattacgaTATCTAATAGGTGTGTTTCGATTAGTTTGTGTACATAGAAAAAGTAGTGACCTATATTATTCATGCGCTACTTTGACCTATTGACCCATCATGATGTTATGCAGAAATAACAGCGGATTGCTCACACAGTGTTATAGaagggaaaacatttgcaagtgtaaatataaGGAGACGAACCACTGATGTCTTACTTAAAGTAGGGTGTAAGTATTTGGATAAAAAAAGGAACTTGGAGAACAGTTGTTATAATTGGCCGTTATTAATattatgttttctttaattttactaTCAATTTATTTTGGGGGAGCAAAACAAAACTTTCTTACATTTTCTTTCAGGTGATGTCTTTGTGGTCTACTACAGagataaaaattctaaatttttgcCAAAAGAAAACCTTTACAACACCAGTCTATATTCCATTGAAAAGCAGACAGTACTCTCCAGATTACGGAGCAGAGGCAGGGTGTTCTCTGTTTATGATACTTTCCATCCTCAGCAAATTCAAATATTGAATACTGCCTAAAATTACAACCAtcttcatgaaaaaataatcaagattcaaaatataatgaaatttaaattttacttgaTTTACATTCATCTACCTTATtctaaaagaaacaaaacaaaaagatacTTTTAGGGGCCAATGATTTTTTATGTgtaatgttttcaatatttgtgatttttaaaacaaaaacaaattaaatcaaagtaatAATTCTGCATgttttttatgttcttttctTTGATAAAGCAACACTCAAGAAATGTTATTATGAGGAAACGTTGGATCACTAATTGTCTTTAATCTGTCTTTAATTTGTGGATGtaaatttatacaattataCAATGATAATTATGAGGATGTCTGAAGAGGTTGTTTTCAAAGACATTGTGTTTCtttctgtaataaaataattgtatacatgttatttatttactcGTCTACTAATTGCAACATTGTCAATAGACACTGTCAACAGACATTATCAGTAGACATTGTCAACAGAAATTGTCAATAGACAAATAATAGCGGAAAATGTGGTGAGATATAATTCACCGACAGCCACTAAGATTAATTTGAAATCTTCTTCATATTCACTATACGGCtatatttgttacatgtatttcccctcccttataaaaaattgaaaaccttGAATTTTGCCCCATGGGAGGGAATTCAACAAAATACATTTAAGGACAGgacattatcaaaaaaaaataacaatgtaaatAGTTTATCTCCCACGATTGTAAtagtacaaaagaaaatatttctgaatCAATACATATTCATTATGTAGCTATATTGACCAAGGAACTCAACCCCTGGTACAGGGGtcgtgaatttcacaattttggtaaaaggcttcgtggacatcataaccatgtatgcagtttttctcaaatatatatatatatatggaagaagagaagaagatttttatacatCTAATACATGTTCGCTATAAGGCTATATTGGCCAAGCCCGGGGACCCAATATTTCTAATCAAGGGACCATAAATGTCACTATTTAGGTAGAGGcattcatggacatcataaccatgcagcCACTTTTTCTGAAATATGTACGGGAGAATTGGTTgaagaatatgtaattatacattttcactatattgTCATATTGACCCACCCTATGGCTTCAATCTTTTTCCGAGGCGTCTTGTATTTCACATTTAAGGTAAAGGGCTTATGAATATCATAACATTGCACATAGTTTATTACCCACAAGCGTTGACgggaaaaagaatttaaaaaaagatttatttcacCATACATATCACTTGAATTTTAGATTAGAGGTATTCATAGATATCAGGACCACGTATTCAGTTTTTCCTTAATTTTACCAATGTGGTAGAGGTCTTAATGGAATCACAACCCGCATTCAGAAGTTCTATTCACTATTCGAATAGCGAATAACATTCCGTGGTCGGTATCCTTGCATTAAGTCTcttgagtgactcaggtgaccaaAAACATTATCATCGTATTGAAATTGTGCAACATGCAGATGATCTTACCAACAAGACATAAAAAACAGACTGTACAATAAGTAGGTCCATCATTTTTTCTCTAGAGATCAGGTCATAAATGACAAAGGGCGAGTTTACTGATATACAtatcaccgtgcaaaattcactgtttaattataactttattttggacttttcttttaaaattcaacatctgtttcgtaatattttcccacagtttatttcttacaaagttacttatttatttagtgattgacacttttcggactctatatgtgatttcaaagagacagagtggcATGTCTCAAGATTTGcttatctcttaaaacaacattgtgcaattatcagtttttcatgtcttggacatcaaagactcattgagtttatttaattattttatatctgtgaaccatTCACTCAGCTTAGTTATGTCATcccctgtcaatttatactcattgttcagattcttataaatagttatgtacaattgtcaatcggcAGCCTGGAGtacggcggccagcctcggccacgtccgactcacccagagtcttgagtccggaggccactactggccatatccgact from Crassostrea angulata isolate pt1a10 chromosome 7, ASM2561291v2, whole genome shotgun sequence includes:
- the LOC128156331 gene encoding uncharacterized protein LOC128156331; amino-acid sequence: MDAENVQRQINETVRFANNEMLSNISELLDNRLADMQRNISENQKAIAGKQEARMEQVISEGYKFKKRGNEEQHKHNVKVFAKMQEANENLKENKVQSAQRNIAEGLDIIKNRQKLIKLADSSEAGWRAVDEYTKNPIASDSEDEKKISKAQTRAERKVKEAKAKKRKDFRDSARPYQKPSWSQTSADNTTWKSGHCYRCNKRGHWRKDCTEKLNGDKISTIVTEVNHLISQINNETPIGNTNKSQSCIKNTCISPVGRLRENLGHWRSIGTNRYVLDVIENGYKMPLFTTPEPIELKNNRSALMNQRFVAQEIEKLLNKGCIEEVKDKPRVVNPLTVADGKAKQRLVLDARHVNPHLFKYKHKYENAEVSKNVFEAGDFIFSFDLKSAYHHIMMHELDKEYLGFKWNNKYYVFKVLPFGISTAGYIFSKLMREIVKFWRTKGYKIVLYLDDGIGGASTFQEAKVVSSEIQGDLDKLGFLIAEDKSHWDPVQELVWLGLVWNTKINKIMVTATRVNRLKICISNVFESYEAGLIWFDVRNIASVVGQIISMQTVFGSVVRLRTRYLYYCIMNRSSWNSSIVLSEKAMNELKYWFTSLDGINESGATLSQLTKEDVSSIVVYCDASDTGFGGHLTMGSDFEQTESECYGVWNEWENKQSSTWRELETVKRILTKSVDIVEGKSVEVYSDNKNVQHILKVGSKKRKLQDIAMSVHTFCDEQKIKVKCKWVPREENVRADCLSRMSDCDDWSVKQCVFEYFDNIWGPHTCDRFADLNNSKCKNFNSKHWCRGSSAIDAFSQVWTDHLNWVVPPPMLIPKVVRKIEKEKCNCTLVIPEWKSAPFWAMLIDMKGNFNTYVKTHSKMHNVHAICRGMGNNGIFGKRNLAFNMIFLKIEF